One part of the Melioribacteraceae bacterium genome encodes these proteins:
- a CDS encoding NifU family protein yields MTDVMKEKVLKALDTIRPYLKADGGDVELVNVSKEGIVEVKLTGACVNCPMSQMTLRAGVERALIREVPGIKRVEAVN; encoded by the coding sequence ATGACTGATGTGATGAAAGAAAAAGTTTTAAAAGCTCTTGATACAATAAGACCCTATCTGAAAGCTGACGGCGGTGATGTAGAATTAGTTAATGTATCTAAAGAAGGTATTGTTGAAGTTAAACTCACAGGTGCCTGTGTCAATTGTCCGATGTCGCAAATGACACTACGCGCCGGCGTAGAAAGAGCCCTAATTCGTGAAGTACCCGGAATTAAAAGAGTAGAAGCTGTTAACTAG
- the smc gene encoding chromosome segregation protein SMC — translation MFLSKLEIFGFKSFANRTNIMFNRGITGIVGPNGCGKTNIVDAIRWVLGEQKTTTLRSDKMENVIFNGTRERKPMGMSEASLTLVNDRGILPTEYSEVTITRRIFRSGESEYLLNKNICRLKDITNLFMDTGMGTNAYSVIELKMVETILSSKAEERRRLFEEAAGVNKYKLRRRLSLKKLEDVKADLTRVNDIVSEVEKTVRSLERQAKRADQHNQIQSVLRDKEIDLAEREFALYNRKNAELKCEIESLVAQKDTTDGNIRTIENELIVFRNQINSIESELQNKRNEISSNTDQLHQAQKTISVSEERFNSLQNNHNRLISEIEELKKRLLEIDGDIKNLENESVSLNETESVKSIEIETNESLIGQKRNTLEEKRAGLKKLVEERFNFLKDISDKENLKSALEKEIQSHSSNIEKLNVKIQNITNRIAKTVGFVEELINEKTEAEKKLTEAGLQIALREKEKTELESVLNSLKEKEIEEKSLLTSLREKIEFLQTLISNLEGISKGSKVLLENKEWSSSEKNIFAYVGNTQDKYKFALEAGLKSVLNNLLIETVDELQEAITYLKNNDLGKASFYLLKNNLNGRKSLLEKLSDYSIRRKIRKIEKEASFIGWAKDFVETDDRWKRYFDQVLSRIAIASELKDAIRLQNKYPDFGFVTLDGDLIQSSGIIEAGSMPKQDETLFGRKQMLENLKKEYPKHESQLEKVKSLIAETELKLSKIDIKNLSDGEKLISNDIANIDKQISQLEFEHKKANEEIESSQKEIHEFVEKSNLLDKQLNELTSLLTELKNNKDNLDEEISGSETSLQELEQEFNVILESQNSLRLELERIKGQIKNTFDSINRSRNDSISINNGITKRESDLEINSSETKNLTVSIDSTRTELEKINEVRSVLVNEAGEIENKLKILKEEAGKYEKQLNDLRRVRQEVSDKIHSFEIKVNELNFRLENIQQHINENYSIEIVLKHFDDLDSFNFEETSKEVHSLKDKLKNLGPVNLLAYSEYEEERTRLDFLHKQRDDLIESERDLIKTINEINDTAQRLFIETFDQIRQNFTNIFQTLFNPGDEADLILEENVDPLEAKIEIIAKPKGKRPTSIELLSGGEKTLTATALLFAIYLVKPSPFCILDEVDAPLDDANIDRFTKLLKEFSNRTQFIIVTHNKRTMESAETMYGVTMQEEGISKLVGVRFEEIPDTQE, via the coding sequence TTGTTTTTATCAAAATTAGAAATCTTCGGCTTTAAGTCGTTTGCTAATAGAACAAATATTATGTTCAATCGCGGGATAACAGGAATAGTTGGCCCAAACGGTTGCGGCAAAACAAATATTGTGGATGCCATCCGTTGGGTGCTCGGCGAGCAGAAAACAACAACTCTCCGAAGCGATAAAATGGAAAACGTAATATTTAACGGAACACGCGAGCGCAAACCGATGGGAATGTCGGAAGCCTCTCTCACACTTGTAAACGACCGCGGAATACTTCCTACCGAGTATTCGGAAGTAACAATAACAAGAAGAATTTTCAGATCCGGCGAAAGCGAATACCTGCTTAACAAAAATATCTGCCGGTTGAAAGATATTACCAACCTTTTCATGGATACCGGAATGGGCACAAACGCGTATTCCGTTATTGAATTGAAAATGGTAGAAACTATTCTCAGCAGTAAAGCTGAGGAAAGAAGAAGATTGTTCGAAGAGGCCGCAGGAGTAAATAAATATAAATTGAGAAGACGTTTGTCTTTAAAAAAACTTGAGGATGTTAAAGCTGATCTTACACGTGTAAACGACATAGTTTCTGAAGTAGAAAAAACAGTCCGCTCTCTCGAACGTCAGGCCAAACGTGCCGATCAACACAACCAGATCCAATCGGTTTTGCGCGACAAGGAAATCGACCTTGCCGAACGTGAGTTTGCACTTTACAACAGAAAGAATGCTGAATTGAAGTGTGAGATCGAAAGCTTGGTTGCCCAAAAGGATACCACAGACGGCAATATCAGGACTATTGAGAATGAATTAATAGTTTTCAGGAATCAGATAAATTCCATCGAATCAGAACTCCAGAACAAACGAAACGAAATTTCATCCAATACGGACCAGTTGCACCAGGCCCAGAAGACAATCTCTGTGTCCGAAGAGAGATTTAATTCTCTTCAAAACAATCACAACAGATTGATCAGTGAAATTGAAGAGCTGAAAAAGCGGCTCCTTGAGATTGATGGTGATATCAAAAATCTTGAGAACGAGTCCGTCTCCCTAAATGAGACAGAATCGGTAAAATCAATTGAGATAGAAACAAACGAATCTCTGATCGGCCAGAAACGTAATACGCTTGAAGAAAAGAGAGCCGGATTAAAAAAACTTGTTGAAGAACGTTTTAATTTCCTGAAGGATATTTCCGATAAGGAAAATCTGAAGTCAGCACTGGAGAAGGAAATTCAGTCCCATTCTTCCAATATCGAAAAACTTAATGTAAAGATTCAGAACATTACAAATAGAATAGCTAAGACGGTTGGATTTGTTGAAGAACTAATTAATGAAAAAACAGAAGCAGAGAAAAAACTTACTGAAGCAGGACTTCAGATTGCACTCAGAGAAAAAGAAAAAACCGAATTAGAATCAGTTCTTAACTCATTAAAAGAAAAAGAGATTGAGGAAAAATCACTACTTACAAGCCTTAGAGAGAAGATCGAATTCCTGCAGACACTTATCTCCAATCTTGAAGGAATTTCAAAAGGATCCAAAGTCCTGCTTGAGAATAAAGAGTGGAGTAGTTCCGAAAAGAATATATTTGCTTACGTCGGCAATACTCAGGATAAATACAAATTCGCGCTGGAAGCCGGATTAAAATCAGTCCTTAACAACCTTCTAATTGAAACCGTAGACGAATTACAGGAAGCAATCACCTATCTGAAGAATAACGATCTAGGCAAAGCATCATTTTACCTGCTGAAGAATAACCTTAATGGTAGAAAATCCTTACTCGAAAAATTATCGGATTATTCGATCCGCAGAAAAATCCGTAAAATCGAGAAAGAAGCTTCATTTATCGGGTGGGCAAAAGACTTTGTTGAAACTGATGATCGGTGGAAAAGATACTTCGATCAGGTCCTTTCGAGAATTGCAATTGCTTCGGAGTTGAAAGACGCAATAAGGCTTCAAAATAAATACCCCGATTTCGGTTTTGTGACACTAGATGGAGATCTAATTCAGAGCAGCGGAATTATTGAAGCAGGTTCCATGCCCAAGCAGGATGAAACCCTGTTCGGCAGGAAACAAATGCTCGAAAATCTTAAAAAAGAATATCCGAAGCACGAATCTCAACTGGAAAAGGTTAAATCGCTTATAGCCGAAACTGAATTGAAACTTTCCAAAATAGATATCAAAAATCTGAGCGACGGCGAAAAATTAATCTCTAATGATATTGCAAATATTGACAAACAGATTTCTCAGCTTGAATTTGAACATAAGAAGGCAAATGAAGAAATTGAATCTTCACAAAAAGAGATTCATGAGTTTGTAGAAAAATCCAATCTGCTCGATAAACAATTAAACGAACTTACTTCACTATTAACCGAGCTAAAGAACAACAAGGATAACCTGGATGAAGAAATTTCCGGAAGCGAAACTTCATTGCAGGAACTGGAACAGGAATTTAATGTAATTCTTGAATCACAAAACAGTCTTAGACTCGAATTGGAACGTATTAAAGGACAGATAAAAAACACATTCGATTCAATAAACAGGTCCAGGAACGATAGTATTTCGATAAATAACGGTATCACAAAACGTGAATCGGATCTGGAGATTAACAGCAGTGAAACAAAGAATCTCACCGTCTCTATTGATTCCACCCGGACAGAACTTGAAAAAATTAATGAAGTTCGCTCTGTACTTGTAAATGAAGCTGGCGAAATTGAGAATAAACTAAAAATACTCAAAGAAGAAGCCGGTAAATATGAGAAACAGCTGAATGATCTTAGAAGAGTAAGACAGGAGGTTTCCGATAAAATCCATTCATTTGAAATTAAGGTTAATGAATTGAATTTCCGCCTGGAAAACATTCAGCAGCATATCAACGAAAATTATTCAATTGAAATAGTCCTGAAACATTTTGACGATCTTGATTCGTTCAATTTCGAAGAGACATCAAAAGAGGTCCATTCACTTAAAGACAAACTTAAGAATCTCGGACCTGTAAACCTGCTTGCATATTCCGAATACGAGGAAGAAAGGACACGCCTCGATTTTCTACACAAGCAGAGAGACGACCTGATTGAATCGGAAAGGGACCTTATCAAAACTATAAACGAAATAAACGATACAGCCCAGAGACTGTTTATAGAAACATTCGATCAGATCCGGCAGAACTTCACAAATATTTTCCAGACCCTCTTCAATCCGGGTGATGAGGCAGATCTTATTCTTGAAGAAAACGTAGATCCGCTGGAAGCAAAAATTGAAATAATTGCAAAGCCGAAAGGAAAGAGACCAACTTCCATTGAATTACTTTCCGGAGGAGAAAAGACTCTTACCGCAACGGCTCTCCTTTTTGCCATTTATCTTGTAAAACCGAGTCCGTTCTGTATTCTTGACGAAGTTGATGCACCTCTCGATGATGCCAACATCGATCGATTTACAAAACTATTAAAAGAATTCAGCAACAGGACACAATTTATCATTGTGACGCATAATAAAAGAACAATGGAATCTGCAGAGACAATGTATGGCGTTACGATGCAGGAAGAAGGGATATCTAAACTGGTGGGTGTAAGGTTCGAAGAAATTCCCGATACTCAGGAATGA
- a CDS encoding FeoB small GTPase domain-containing protein, with the protein MNSNEKINCATCPAHNINNLIKLGVDMTDYDFVVALAGNPNTGKSTVFNSLTGLRQHTGNWPGKTVGRAEGGFLYSEKRFKIVDLPGTYSLLSTSTDEEIARDFILFGQPDVTVIVVDSTRLERNLNLVLQVLEITDRAVLCLNLIDEAKRHKIEIDDRTLSKELGIPVIPCAARQNTGIPELLKNIYMVASGDYICRPHRISSKIKGVSHAVEDLSKKISERFPGLPNSRWIALRLLEGDQTIIDAVRSGDIGLLTIKNQSQASR; encoded by the coding sequence ATGAATTCAAATGAAAAAATAAATTGCGCAACCTGTCCTGCACATAACATCAACAACCTTATTAAGCTTGGTGTTGATATGACTGACTATGATTTTGTAGTTGCACTTGCAGGAAATCCGAATACAGGGAAAAGTACGGTTTTTAACAGTCTTACCGGATTGAGACAGCATACTGGAAACTGGCCCGGAAAAACAGTCGGAAGAGCGGAAGGAGGATTTCTCTACTCAGAAAAGCGATTCAAAATTGTTGACTTGCCGGGAACCTATTCACTTCTTTCAACCAGTACGGATGAAGAAATTGCCCGGGATTTTATTCTATTCGGTCAGCCGGATGTAACCGTGATTGTTGTTGATTCTACAAGACTTGAAAGGAATTTAAATCTGGTGCTTCAGGTGCTTGAGATAACCGATAGAGCAGTTCTATGTTTGAACCTTATTGATGAAGCAAAACGGCATAAGATAGAAATAGACGACCGTACTCTCTCTAAAGAACTTGGAATACCCGTAATACCATGTGCAGCACGTCAGAATACTGGAATTCCTGAGTTACTAAAAAACATTTACATGGTTGCATCAGGGGATTATATTTGCCGGCCTCATCGAATAAGCTCGAAAATTAAAGGTGTTTCGCATGCAGTGGAGGATCTCAGTAAAAAAATCTCCGAGAGATTCCCCGGATTACCTAATTCAAGGTGGATTGCACTTAGGTTGCTTGAGGGAGATCAGACAATCATTGATGCTGTCCGTTCCGGAGATATCGGTCTGCTTACAATAAAAAATCAGTCTCAGGCTAGCAGGTGA
- a CDS encoding metal-dependent transcriptional regulator: MSTVSKENYLKTILNQRMTMGNGATTSQMATDLSVSNAAISDMAKKLSKQGLVNYEKYKGMELTSKGEKIALKIIRRHRLWELFLMKVLGLGLSEIHDEAEKLEHYSSDFLIDKIDQFLNYPDFDPHGHPIPKKNGTLPKLPNHIKLSDTEIGNKYEFVSVNDKDSDLINYLVKAGLVLGSKLEVIDKLSFDKSLTVKFNNTELSLSKKITDSVFVILIKKTD, from the coding sequence ATGTCTACAGTTTCAAAAGAGAATTATCTCAAGACTATTCTAAACCAGAGGATGACGATGGGAAACGGTGCCACTACATCACAAATGGCGACGGATCTATCGGTATCTAATGCAGCTATCAGCGATATGGCAAAAAAGCTTTCAAAGCAGGGTCTGGTCAATTATGAAAAATATAAGGGGATGGAATTAACATCCAAAGGTGAAAAAATAGCGCTGAAGATAATCAGGCGGCACCGATTATGGGAGCTCTTTCTAATGAAGGTGCTTGGATTAGGATTGAGTGAAATTCACGATGAAGCGGAAAAATTAGAACATTACAGCTCCGATTTTCTCATAGATAAGATCGATCAGTTTTTGAATTATCCTGATTTTGATCCGCATGGCCATCCTATTCCCAAAAAGAATGGAACTCTTCCTAAACTTCCCAACCATATAAAATTATCGGATACTGAAATTGGGAATAAATATGAATTTGTTAGTGTGAACGATAAAGACAGTGATTTGATTAATTACCTTGTTAAAGCAGGTCTTGTATTAGGTTCAAAACTCGAGGTAATTGATAAACTTAGCTTTGATAAATCACTGACCGTTAAATTCAACAATACAGAACTATCACTAAGCAAAAAAATTACTGATAGTGTTTTTGTAATCCTTATTAAAAAAACAGATTGA
- a CDS encoding metal-dependent transcriptional regulator — protein MSPILILSIGAAFVLLLVFFFYPGKGLTDKWKRLKRQDEKMLLEDALKHLYDCEYKSVDCSPSSLSGNLSISISQSNRLIFRLAESGLISRVGDRILLSNEGRSYALRIIRIHRLWEKYLADNTSVKETDWHSLAELKEHELSVDETNLLAAKLGNPLKDPHGDPIPDESGEIPVITGISLPELQDGKFGRILHLEDEPKEIYSQLVAQGLYPGMLVRIVEKNRDRIKFESNGEESVLSPILALNVQVQPLKETDEIDQSFETLADVSEGEEAVVVGLSRALRGQQRRRMLDFGIVPGTLIRAQLKSLGGDPTAFEIRGTTIALRNNQSSKIFIRKV, from the coding sequence ATGAGTCCAATATTAATCCTTTCGATCGGAGCCGCTTTCGTCCTGCTTTTAGTATTCTTTTTTTATCCGGGGAAAGGCTTGACCGACAAATGGAAAAGATTAAAAAGGCAGGATGAAAAAATGCTTCTTGAAGATGCATTGAAGCATTTATACGACTGCGAATACAAATCAGTCGATTGTTCGCCGAGCAGTTTAAGCGGTAATCTGTCAATTTCAATATCCCAATCAAACAGGCTTATATTTCGATTGGCCGAATCGGGTTTAATCAGTAGAGTAGGAGACAGGATTCTTCTTTCAAACGAAGGGAGATCCTATGCACTTAGAATAATAAGAATCCATAGGCTTTGGGAAAAATATTTGGCCGATAATACCAGCGTAAAAGAAACTGACTGGCATTCATTAGCTGAATTAAAAGAGCATGAATTATCAGTCGATGAGACAAATCTACTTGCTGCAAAATTAGGTAATCCGCTTAAAGATCCGCATGGCGATCCGATTCCTGATGAGTCAGGTGAAATTCCTGTTATCACCGGAATTTCACTCCCGGAATTGCAGGATGGTAAATTCGGAAGAATATTGCATCTTGAAGACGAACCAAAAGAAATATATTCCCAGCTTGTGGCTCAGGGTCTATATCCCGGAATGCTAGTACGAATTGTTGAAAAAAATAGAGACCGGATCAAGTTCGAATCCAATGGCGAAGAATCCGTTTTATCACCCATCCTTGCATTGAATGTTCAGGTTCAACCATTAAAAGAAACCGATGAAATCGATCAATCATTTGAAACTCTGGCCGATGTTTCGGAAGGGGAGGAAGCCGTAGTGGTAGGATTAAGCCGTGCCCTGAGAGGCCAACAAAGAAGAAGAATGCTCGATTTCGGTATAGTTCCAGGTACTTTAATAAGGGCACAGTTAAAGAGCCTGGGAGGTGATCCAACTGCTTTTGAAATCAGAGGTACTACTATTGCTCTTAGAAATAACCAGAGCAGCAAGATTTTTATTAGGAAAGTATAA
- the apbC gene encoding iron-sulfur cluster carrier protein ApbC — protein sequence MSIVNKETILTALRKVNDPDLNRDLVSLNMIKEINVDKSKIHVVVELTTPACPLKDKIKDDCIEAIKNVVPDSYIISIEMTASVRGNSDNRINSLLPGVKNTIAVASGKGGVGKSTVAVNLSLALAKLGAKVGLIDADIYGPSIPLMLGIKDKPQIFQDAQTAKMVPLENYGIKVISIGFLIEDDAPVIWRGPMASGAIKQFMSDVHWGELDYLVFDLPPGTGDIQLTLVQTIPLSGAVVVTTPQDMSLIDVRKAIRMFQRVNVPILGIVENMSYFIAPDTGKKYDIFGTGGGIRLASELSIPLLGAIPINPNIRVGGDGGKPIVFDSPESEEAQKIIEISKNLAAQISINNINAKVPNIEISM from the coding sequence ATGTCAATAGTTAATAAAGAGACCATACTGACCGCATTAAGGAAAGTAAACGATCCTGATTTAAACCGGGATCTGGTTTCACTTAATATGATTAAAGAAATAAATGTTGATAAATCCAAAATTCATGTCGTTGTAGAGCTTACTACCCCTGCCTGTCCATTGAAGGATAAGATAAAGGATGATTGTATTGAGGCTATCAAAAATGTTGTTCCTGATTCTTATATAATTTCGATTGAAATGACGGCATCGGTAAGAGGTAATTCCGACAATAGAATAAATTCTTTATTGCCCGGAGTAAAAAATACTATAGCTGTAGCAAGTGGTAAAGGGGGTGTTGGCAAAAGTACCGTTGCTGTTAATCTTTCCCTTGCACTTGCAAAATTAGGTGCAAAAGTCGGATTGATTGATGCAGACATATATGGACCAAGTATTCCTTTGATGCTTGGTATTAAGGATAAACCTCAAATATTTCAGGACGCACAAACCGCAAAAATGGTTCCGCTGGAAAATTATGGAATTAAAGTTATTTCGATCGGCTTTCTGATTGAAGACGACGCTCCTGTTATATGGCGCGGTCCAATGGCAAGTGGTGCAATTAAACAATTTATGTCGGATGTCCACTGGGGAGAACTCGATTATCTGGTTTTCGATCTACCTCCGGGAACCGGAGATATCCAGCTTACTTTAGTTCAGACAATTCCTTTAAGCGGTGCTGTTGTTGTTACAACTCCCCAGGATATGTCTTTAATAGATGTTAGAAAAGCAATCAGAATGTTTCAGCGAGTTAACGTACCCATTCTTGGGATTGTTGAAAATATGAGTTATTTTATCGCTCCCGATACAGGCAAAAAATATGATATTTTCGGTACAGGCGGAGGAATCCGGTTGGCAAGTGAACTTTCTATTCCATTATTAGGGGCTATACCTATTAATCCTAACATTCGTGTCGGGGGAGACGGCGGCAAACCGATAGTTTTCGATTCTCCTGAAAGCGAAGAAGCACAGAAAATTATTGAGATAAGTAAAAATCTGGCAGCCCAAATTAGCATCAATAATATTAATGCTAAAGTCCCTAATATTGAAATCTCTATGTGA
- a CDS encoding glycoside hydrolase family 2 TIM barrel-domain containing protein, producing MTKITRFALFCSILLISSFSTAQIRIKPLINHPLEIDSAFVMSSSPRLIKLLDSEWRVFSSGKETGAINTTIPFIFEGTESLILEKELYFSQTEIENSVFKLHFAGINYFVEISLNGYNIFKKSGGEIPFEMDLPEDIIKSDLPNKLQIKIDTQLNSDESIPVNQRFLFPRNTKGILRNIYLEILPKMHISSFKMDYSIDPTLSSARGGLSVTLKNLNLIAQETLNKGGMELKLQLVPKNFSGSTYSYDLQVPANNGGETSFQQSVSISAPVLWSNETPNVYTATLTLLNNNQVIDKAEKELSFFRIDFLKNNTTLNNTPFKFKGITYLANEDELSRTGNFERLQRDLKFIKESGFNSVRFSKVYPNPYAIELCQEFGLFAFVELPLNSIPEEILKNQEFQLRAANRLRELIETYSHKSSPVIFGLGSSYLSNSFITGNFLEKIINGKRSSYYYASFLGIQEEKIEGLNLAGIELYSTHPDIVENILKNISEMDNSNTYFFSEVNYPNYYGGSGGYLVKNSTESQAKYFDRIVELSLQSKSSGFFINTLFNYSGDFVSLYSGYSDEAKYKLGIFNENPNPNNLVYKVLSSRLNNKSKVTIPIGSVKDENKLLFILIALGLSIVMALLINTRKKFREDCSRALFRPYNFFADIRDRRIISGLHTFILLLVEAGSISLLFTILFYYLRTNLLAEKILLSFGEPYILQSFSYAAWNPEKSFLIMFFVIIIKILLIGIFVKAASLLIKTKVQFSSIFFMIVWSILPFTILLPVELILYKILTAGGFNSIVLLFIILFWLWVFQRLLKGIHILFDVRRFAVYFYGLILFVVIIGGTLIYFQLSSSTIYYITNSIKQYNLISF from the coding sequence ATGACAAAAATTACAAGATTCGCCCTATTTTGTTCGATTCTATTAATTTCCTCCTTTTCAACCGCACAAATTCGAATAAAACCACTGATTAATCATCCTCTGGAAATCGACTCTGCTTTTGTTATGTCATCTTCACCCCGTTTAATTAAACTGTTAGACAGTGAGTGGCGGGTATTTTCAAGCGGAAAGGAAACTGGGGCAATAAACACAACAATTCCTTTTATTTTTGAAGGAACGGAATCTCTTATCCTTGAAAAAGAATTATACTTTTCTCAAACTGAAATTGAGAATTCGGTATTCAAGCTTCACTTTGCGGGAATTAATTATTTTGTTGAGATTTCCTTAAACGGTTACAATATTTTTAAAAAATCCGGTGGCGAGATTCCATTTGAAATGGATCTTCCCGAAGATATAATTAAGTCCGATCTGCCGAATAAGTTACAAATCAAAATCGACACGCAACTGAATTCAGATGAATCGATTCCGGTAAATCAACGATTTTTATTCCCAAGAAATACCAAAGGAATATTAAGGAATATCTATCTTGAAATTCTTCCTAAAATGCATATTTCCTCTTTCAAAATGGATTACTCAATCGATCCTACACTCTCCTCAGCCCGTGGAGGACTTAGCGTTACACTTAAGAATCTGAATCTTATTGCTCAAGAAACCTTGAACAAAGGAGGGATGGAATTAAAGCTTCAACTGGTACCTAAGAATTTTTCGGGCAGCACATATTCTTATGACTTACAAGTACCGGCAAACAATGGCGGTGAAACAAGTTTTCAGCAATCTGTTTCAATTTCTGCTCCCGTGCTATGGTCTAACGAAACTCCGAATGTTTATACTGCGACACTGACACTTCTGAACAATAATCAGGTTATTGATAAAGCTGAGAAGGAACTGTCTTTTTTTAGAATTGACTTTTTAAAAAATAATACCACACTCAATAACACTCCTTTCAAGTTCAAGGGGATTACCTACCTCGCCAATGAAGATGAATTAAGCAGAACAGGTAATTTTGAAAGATTACAGAGAGATTTAAAGTTTATAAAAGAATCAGGTTTTAATTCCGTCAGGTTTTCAAAGGTATATCCAAATCCTTACGCAATAGAGTTGTGTCAGGAATTCGGTCTCTTCGCTTTTGTTGAGCTTCCGTTAAACTCAATCCCGGAAGAAATTTTAAAGAATCAAGAATTCCAATTAAGAGCTGCAAACAGATTACGGGAATTAATCGAAACCTATTCTCATAAATCAAGCCCTGTTATTTTCGGCTTAGGTAGTTCGTATCTATCCAATTCTTTTATAACAGGTAACTTTCTTGAAAAAATTATCAACGGAAAAAGATCGTCTTATTATTATGCCTCCTTCTTAGGTATTCAGGAAGAGAAAATTGAAGGTTTAAATCTTGCGGGGATAGAACTTTATTCCACTCATCCGGATATAGTAGAAAATATTCTCAAAAATATTTCGGAAATGGACAATTCAAACACCTATTTCTTTTCCGAAGTTAATTATCCGAATTATTACGGTGGTTCAGGCGGCTATCTGGTTAAAAATTCAACCGAATCTCAAGCTAAGTATTTTGACAGGATTGTCGAGTTATCCCTTCAAAGTAAATCATCCGGTTTTTTTATTAACACACTATTCAATTATTCTGGTGATTTCGTTTCACTATATTCCGGATATTCTGATGAGGCAAAATATAAACTTGGAATTTTCAACGAAAATCCCAATCCAAATAACCTTGTTTACAAAGTACTTTCTTCCAGGCTTAACAATAAAAGTAAAGTAACAATACCGATTGGAAGTGTTAAAGATGAGAATAAACTACTTTTTATTTTAATTGCTCTGGGTTTATCGATTGTGATGGCCTTACTAATTAATACCAGGAAGAAATTCCGGGAGGATTGCTCCAGAGCATTGTTCAGACCATATAATTTCTTTGCTGATATTCGGGATAGGAGAATTATTTCCGGTCTTCATACTTTTATTCTATTGCTTGTTGAAGCGGGATCAATTTCGCTGCTTTTCACAATTCTGTTCTACTATTTAAGGACAAATTTACTTGCTGAAAAGATACTTCTCTCTTTCGGCGAACCATATATACTTCAAAGCTTCAGCTATGCGGCATGGAATCCCGAAAAGAGTTTTCTAATCATGTTTTTTGTTATAATCATTAAGATTTTGCTGATAGGTATATTTGTAAAAGCAGCTTCGCTGTTAATTAAAACGAAAGTACAATTCAGCAGCATATTTTTTATGATCGTCTGGTCAATTCTACCGTTTACAATTCTTCTTCCGGTTGAATTGATTCTTTATAAAATTCTGACTGCGGGAGGTTTTAATTCGATTGTATTACTCTTCATAATTTTATTCTGGTTATGGGTTTTTCAAAGACTGCTTAAGGGAATCCATATCCTTTTTGATGTAAGAAGATTCGCGGTTTATTTCTACGGTTTAATTCTCTTTGTCGTGATAATCGGTGGGACTTTAATTTACTTCCAATTATCAAGTTCTACAATTTACTACATCACCAATTCCATTAAGCAATATAATTTGATCTCTTTTTAG
- the tpiA gene encoding triose-phosphate isomerase — protein MRQKIVAGNWKMNNDLQLSIRLVSEIKNLIGTKKFSTKIIICPAFISLDTVKTLVKNTEILLGAQNMHYEENGAFTGEVSPSMLKSVGCEYVILGHSERRTIFSESNQLINKKIKAALKNNLNPIFCVGESLEEREQNKTFSVIEKQIVEGLAEISENDLHNLIIAYEPVWAIGTGRNATPEQAQEVHEFIRKLIAKLYSKKYSESLIIQYGGSVKPENSKSLMSQPDIDGALVGGACLKAESFIQIIESTE, from the coding sequence ATGAGACAAAAAATCGTGGCCGGAAACTGGAAAATGAATAACGACCTTCAGTTATCAATCCGGTTGGTTTCGGAGATTAAAAATCTAATTGGAACAAAAAAATTTAGTACTAAGATTATAATTTGTCCCGCTTTCATTTCTTTAGATACTGTTAAAACACTCGTAAAGAATACGGAGATTCTATTAGGCGCTCAGAACATGCATTACGAAGAAAACGGTGCTTTTACCGGTGAGGTGTCCCCTTCGATGCTAAAGAGTGTTGGCTGTGAATATGTAATTTTAGGGCATTCTGAAAGAAGGACAATTTTTTCTGAATCAAATCAATTGATTAACAAAAAGATAAAAGCAGCTTTAAAAAATAATTTGAATCCTATTTTTTGTGTAGGAGAAAGTCTTGAAGAAAGAGAACAAAACAAAACATTTTCTGTTATCGAGAAACAAATAGTAGAAGGTTTAGCGGAAATAAGTGAAAATGATTTGCATAATCTCATCATCGCTTACGAGCCGGTTTGGGCTATCGGGACCGGTCGTAATGCAACTCCAGAACAGGCACAGGAAGTACATGAATTTATCAGAAAATTGATTGCAAAACTTTATTCTAAAAAATATTCGGAATCTCTAATAATACAATACGGAGGAAGTGTTAAACCTGAAAATTCAAAGAGTTTAATGAGCCAGCCGGATATTGATGGTGCTTTGGTTGGAGGGGCTTGCTTAAAAGCTGAATCTTTTATCCAAATTATTGAATCAACCGAATAA